The sequence AACCGTGACGGCCCGGCGGGACGGCGGCCACAGTGCGTAATCGGCGGCTGCCAATCAGGGCGCCGATCGAGACCCCGCTGACGGTGCTGAAAAACCCGACCAGCTTGGTCAAGAGCGCTATCTGTGGTATATTATCCCCCGCACCGTGAGACAAACGAGGATAAGTATGACCCAGTTGGAAGCCGCCAAACATGGAACCCTGACTCCGGAGCTGCTCCGGGTGGCCGCCGCCGAAGGCGTCGATCCCGAAGAGCTGCGCCGACGCGTCGCCGCCGGTACCGTGGTCATCCCCAAGAACGTCGCCCGACCGACGGAGGTCGCCCTGGGTATCGGCGCCGGGCTGCGCGTCAAGGTCAACGCCAACCTGGGCACCAGCCGGGACCTGCCCGATCCGGAACCGGAGCTGGAGAAGGTCCGCGCAGCGCTCAAGTACGGCGCCGACACCCTGATGGACCTGTCGACGGGGGGCGACCTGCGCGCCACGCGGCGCCGGATCATCGAAGCCTCGCCCGTGCCCGTCGGCACCGTGCCCATCTACGACGCCGCCGTCCAGGCCGCCGAGGAACGACGCAAACTCATCCACCTGACCCCGGAGGAGATGTTCGCCGCCGTTGAGCGCCACGGCGAGGACGGCGTCGATTTCATCACCGTCCACTGCGGGGTTTCACGCCGGGCCGTCGAGCTGTTGCAGCGCTCGCCGCGCACCGCCGGCGTGGTCAGCCGCGGCGGGGCGATCCTGACCGAATGGATCGTGCGCAACAAGTCCGAGAACCCGCTGCTGGAGCAGTACGATCGGCTACTGGAGATCGCCCGGCGTCACGACATGACCCTCTCCCTGGGCGACGGCCTGCGGCCGGGCTGCCTGGCCGACGCCACCGACCGCCCGCAAATCGAGGAGCTGGTAACCCTGGGCGAGCTGGCCCGCCGGGCCCGGGAGGCCGGGGTCCAGGTGATGATCGAGGGGCCGGGCCACGTGCCGCTGGATCAGGTGGCCGAGAACGTCCGCATCCAGAAAGCGCTCTGCGACGGCGCGCCGTTCTACGTCCTGGGACCCCTGGTGACCGACATCGCCCCGGGCTACGATCACATCGTCGGGGCTGTCGGCGGAGCCGTGGCGGCGATGGCCGGCGCCGATTTCCTCTGCTACGTCACCCCGGCCGAGCATATCTGTCTGCCCAACGTCGACCACGTCAAGCGGGGCGTGATCGCCAGCCGGATCGCCGCCCACGCCGCCGACGTCGCCCGCGGCCTGCCCGCCGCCCGGGAGCGCGACGACGCCATGGGGCTGGCCCGGCGCGAGCTGGACTGGCGGACCCAGTACGAGCTGGCGCTGGATCCCGAAATGCTCGAGGAGTGGCGCGACCGGCGAAAACCCGCCGACGACCGGGTCTGCACCATGTGTTCGGAACTCTGCGCCATCAAGGGGATGCGCCGCGCCCTCTACGGCGATCCCGACGACGAGGGAGTTTCCTGATGGGCTTCTGGCGTGATCCCGACTGGCGCTTCGAGCGTCGCTCCCTCTTGGTCATCCTCGCCGTCGCGGCGCTGATCGTGCTGGTCTTCGCCCTGGAGCCGACGCTCGAGGAAGGGCGCGCCGGGCGACTGGAGGTCTTCCTCGCCGTCATCGGCGAGGAGGCCGCCGCGGCCTTCCGCGCCGGGGACTACGAAACCTGCGCCGCCCTGATCGACGAGGCCCTGCGCACCGATCTGGTCTTCTGCGAGCGCTTCGAGGAGCTCAAGGACGACGAGCTGATCAACCTGTTCACCCCGTCCGAGGTCGTCGACTACTACGCCGGGCACTTCACCGCCGCCGCCGGCGAGTAAGCCCCCGCCCCCGGGCCGTCACGCTTGTTGCATTCCGCGGCCTTCCCGGGGGGAAGCCCGCGGGCAACAACCGCGCCGGCCCTTGTGCAGCGGACCGGCCGAAGGGCTGTTCGGCTGTCGAAGCGCTCCGGCCAACGTTTTAGCCATGACCTTGCGGCTGATTGCGCACCGTTCAGCCACTATCGGCCTAAGCCCCAGTTATCAAGCCGAACGAGTGTTCGGCAACCTCGAAGGCTCAACGGAAAGACGATGATGCGACGACACAAACTGTTGATATTTATGCTCTTGTCTCTGGTCGTTTCTACCACGGCTCTCGAGGGCCAGGTGGTCTACGGCCAGTTCCTCGGCGTGGGGGAGGAACGGGTGTTGCAGGTCGTCCGGGTCAACGAGGAGGACGCCGGGGTGATCGCGGAGCTCGCCGACGTCGACGAGGCCCGGGACCTGGCGCTGACCCCGGACGGCTACTACGCGGCGCTGTGGTACTCCAGGGACGGCGACGACTGGATCCGCATCATCTCCCTGCGCGAGGAGACGGTGGTCAGCCACGAGGACTTCCCCGGCGCGGATCCGCACTGGACGGACCTGCGCGAGCTTTGCTACCGTCGGGACTGCGGCCTGTGGCGCTGGAGCGGCCGGGACGAGCCGGAGCTGGTGGCCGAACGGGTGGGCGCCGGTTGTATCCTCGTCGAGCATAAGATGTTGTATTACAATAAGTTGGAAATCGCGGACTGGGTGTTCTATCGGCGGATGCTCGATGACGAAGGCGGCGATGGCTTCGAGGAGCCCCTGATCGGCGCAGCGGAGCCTTTCCTGCAGCCGGAGCTGGTCGGCGAACGGCTGCTGCTCAGCGGTCCCCGGGGTCTGTGGGCCTGGGAAGCGGGGACGGCGGAGTTCGTCAAGATACTGGAATTCGAGGATTTGCGCCCGCGTTGCCCCACGGCGGAATGGGAGGGCGCGGGAATCGCCTACCTACTGGCCGGGGAGGGGGCGGTTTTCCTGCTAACGGCGGAGGATGAAGACGCGGTGCTGTTCGAGACCCCAACGCCGCCGACGGTGCTGGACTGGGGGCCGATCCCGCCGCCGCCGCCCCTCTCCGGCTACGAGGTGCGATGAGCGGCATCGATCGCCGATTGCTGAGGATACTGCGTCGGATCGTCGGACGCCGTAACCTGCTGCGCAAGCCGCACCAGTTGCTGGCCCACTCCTACGAC comes from Candidatus Coatesbacteria bacterium and encodes:
- the thiC gene encoding phosphomethylpyrimidine synthase ThiC, with the translated sequence MTQLEAAKHGTLTPELLRVAAAEGVDPEELRRRVAAGTVVIPKNVARPTEVALGIGAGLRVKVNANLGTSRDLPDPEPELEKVRAALKYGADTLMDLSTGGDLRATRRRIIEASPVPVGTVPIYDAAVQAAEERRKLIHLTPEEMFAAVERHGEDGVDFITVHCGVSRRAVELLQRSPRTAGVVSRGGAILTEWIVRNKSENPLLEQYDRLLEIARRHDMTLSLGDGLRPGCLADATDRPQIEELVTLGELARRAREAGVQVMIEGPGHVPLDQVAENVRIQKALCDGAPFYVLGPLVTDIAPGYDHIVGAVGGAVAAMAGADFLCYVTPAEHICLPNVDHVKRGVIASRIAAHAADVARGLPAARERDDAMGLARRELDWRTQYELALDPEMLEEWRDRRKPADDRVCTMCSELCAIKGMRRALYGDPDDEGVS